One region of Streptomyces capillispiralis genomic DNA includes:
- a CDS encoding class II fructose-bisphosphate aldolase: MPLTTTGELVARAAAHRSAVASFNIITLEHVEAVVAGAESVNAPVVLQVSENAVRFRHGRLLPLARAAVAAAEQAGVPVALHLDHVRSDALLRQAPDAGFGSVMYDAARLPYADNLAATRAAVDWAHAQGLWIEAELGEIGGKDGQGALDAHAPGARTDPAQARAFVADSGVDALAVAIGTTHAMTTRTATLDHGLLKRLTAALDVPLVLHGSSGLPDDELAAAVTGGITKVNVGTALNLAMTGAIRQFLTDHPEAVDSRSYLTAGRDAMTRAVAEIIRTLGPVPAATA, translated from the coding sequence GTGCCCCTCACCACCACCGGCGAACTCGTCGCCCGCGCCGCCGCGCACCGCTCGGCGGTCGCCTCCTTCAACATCATCACCCTCGAACACGTCGAGGCCGTCGTCGCCGGCGCCGAGTCGGTGAACGCCCCCGTCGTGCTCCAGGTCAGCGAGAACGCCGTCAGGTTCCGCCACGGCCGCCTGCTCCCGCTCGCCCGCGCCGCCGTCGCCGCCGCCGAACAGGCCGGCGTCCCGGTCGCGCTGCACCTCGACCACGTGCGCAGCGACGCCCTGCTGCGGCAGGCACCGGACGCCGGCTTCGGCTCGGTGATGTACGACGCGGCCCGGCTGCCGTACGCCGACAACCTCGCCGCGACCCGGGCCGCCGTCGACTGGGCCCACGCCCAGGGGCTGTGGATCGAGGCCGAGCTGGGCGAGATCGGCGGCAAGGACGGACAGGGCGCGCTGGACGCCCACGCCCCCGGCGCCCGCACCGACCCCGCTCAGGCCCGCGCGTTCGTCGCTGACTCCGGCGTGGACGCGCTGGCCGTCGCCATCGGCACCACCCATGCCATGACCACCCGTACCGCCACCCTCGACCACGGACTCCTCAAGCGGCTGACCGCCGCCCTGGACGTGCCCCTCGTGCTGCACGGTTCCTCCGGTCTGCCCGACGACGAACTCGCCGCGGCGGTCACCGGCGGGATCACCAAGGTCAACGTCGGGACCGCCCTCAACCTCGCCATGACGGGCGCGATCCGGCAGTTCCTCACCGACCACCCCGAGGCGGTCGACTCCCGCAGCTACCTCACGGCGGGCCGGGACGCGATGACCCGGGCGGTCGCGGAGATCATCCGGACCCTGGGCCCGGTCCCCGCGGCTACCGCTTGA